Within the uncultured Draconibacterium sp. genome, the region CTTTCATCGTCCCTTCCACCTGGTTGCGGAGTGAAATATTTTGGACCGGCTCCTTCGATAAAGCTATGCTTTCGGGCTTGATTAAGACTTTTAAGGACTGGTTTACCTCCACTTCTTTTCCAATGGTTTGTGTAAGCGCTTGTATCTGCAGGTTACTTTTATTGCTCTTCAGCAACACCATATTCTTCGATTCAAGGTGCGCAAATACCGATAAGTGCATGACATTATACCAGCCCGACTCGTGCATCAATTCCAAATTCTCCGGTTGATCCAATAAATCGGTGAACTTTCCGTGTCCGAGCAACTGCCCATTTTTCAGCAGCAGCAAATTATCGGTAAGACTTAAAAGATCGGGAAGATCGTGGCTTACTATTAATATAGGGAGCGAAAATTTCTGATGCACCCGGTTTAAATAAGGAATGATCTCGCGACGCAGGTTTACATCGAGTGCCGAAAACGGCTCGTCCATCAGTAGTATTTTCGATCCACTGATAATGGCACGCCCAATTGCCGTACGTTGTTTTTCTCCACCAGAACACTGTTCGGGTTTCTTATTTAATAAATGTGCGATCTGCAACGTATCGACCACCTCATCGAAAAATTCCTGATTGGGATTCTTTTCTCCATACAATAGGTTCCTCTTTATAGTATAGTGCGGAAAAAGTCGTTCGTCCTGAAAAACGTAGCCCACCTTTCGCTGTCTGATCTTAACATTTAGCTTATTATTTGTATCAAGAAGTGTGTCGTCATTCAGATGAATATAACCAGAATCGGGAGTAACAATTCCGGCAATGGAATTCAGCAAACTGGTTTTTCCATGACCCGACGGTCCGAAAATGCCGGTAATCCCGTTTGGAATATCGGCTTTTACATCGAGCGTAAAATCATTTCGCTGCAGTTTTATATGGAAACTCAATGCCGGATTCATGCCGTTTTACTTTTAATTACACGTCGGTTTAAGAATTCGGCCGCGATCATTGCCAGCAGTGATAATATAACAGACACAACAACCAAACGCATGGTTGAAGCTTCTTGTCCCGGCACCTGCATTTCGGAAAAAATGGCCAGCGGAAGTGTTTGTGTTTTACCTTCAATGTTTCCGGCAAAGGAAATCGTTGCCCCAAATTCCCCCAGACTTCGTGCAAATGAAAGAATGAATCCGCTGATCACACCGGGCAGTGCCAACGGAAGTGTGATAGTAAAAAACACGCGTAGATTTGAAGCTCCCAAAGTGCGTGCTGCTTCTTCCAGTTTCTGATCAACTAATTCTATTGATAAACGAATGGAACGCGTAACCAACGGAAACGAAACAAAAATGGCTGCGATTACAGCGGCATAAAACGAAAAGGCGATTTGAATTCCGAATGTTTCGTAAAAGAATTTCCCGATAAACCCGCGGTTTCCGAAAACCAGTAATAATAAATAACCGGTTGTAATGGGTGGTAAAACCAGTGGTAAATGAATGATTCCCTCAACCACCGACTTGCCAAAAAACCTTTTTCGGGCCAGAAACCACCCCACGGCAATAGCTAACGGCAAGGTTATCACAGCACAAATTAGCGCAACACTTAATGATA harbors:
- the modB gene encoding molybdate ABC transporter permease subunit, producing MFKYTASEWSAIQLSLSVALICAVITLPLAIAVGWFLARKRFFGKSVVEGIIHLPLVLPPITTGYLLLLVFGNRGFIGKFFYETFGIQIAFSFYAAVIAAIFVSFPLVTRSIRLSIELVDQKLEEAARTLGASNLRVFFTITLPLALPGVISGFILSFARSLGEFGATISFAGNIEGKTQTLPLAIFSEMQVPGQEASTMRLVVVSVILSLLAMIAAEFLNRRVIKSKTA
- the modC gene encoding molybdenum ABC transporter ATP-binding protein; translated protein: MNPALSFHIKLQRNDFTLDVKADIPNGITGIFGPSGHGKTSLLNSIAGIVTPDSGYIHLNDDTLLDTNNKLNVKIRQRKVGYVFQDERLFPHYTIKRNLLYGEKNPNQEFFDEVVDTLQIAHLLNKKPEQCSGGEKQRTAIGRAIISGSKILLMDEPFSALDVNLRREIIPYLNRVHQKFSLPILIVSHDLPDLLSLTDNLLLLKNGQLLGHGKFTDLLDQPENLELMHESGWYNVMHLSVFAHLESKNMVLLKSNKSNLQIQALTQTIGKEVEVNQSLKVLIKPESIALSKEPVQNISLRNQVEGTMKEVFLKDGLAFCVVDVGENIIVEVTEASQKSMCLEKGQRVYCLFKSASLKIY